AGTTTTCGTGCTTGTTTCGAACACATCTAGAGGTTCCCAAAAAAGGCTTTAAAtgtattgggggaaaaaaagtattgttAAAAGACAAATAACAGAATGATCCATGAAAGAGAAATTTGGTGCCAGACGTAAACACAGATACGTCCTGACGATGGGCGTCTGTCATATTTCACTCTCCTATTTAATCTTCTGTCTGACAACCTGTTTGCAGCACAGATCATCCAATACACAAACTGTATGGCCTTCCCCAAATTCCAGCTCCTGTTTGCATGACAAGGAAAAGGGAATCCAGCCATTTGAACAGCACACTGTGAACAGCGTCCAATCCACATTTCAGTCTGTTTGCTCATTAACAGAGAGCTGTTTGTGGATCTCATAATCCGGCCTTGCAATCCACAGCCCCAGTGAGTGAAGATGAGCATACAGGTGACCCCAGCGACTTTAGGCCAGGCATTTAGCGCCTCTGTCCCAGACTCCAGGTCCTGTATGACAAGTGACCCCAGCCAAGGGTAAATAACACAGGACAAAGGTGGGCAGTGAGTGGGCGTAGAGCTGTCTGGATAGTTCAATACCAATGAGCCATCTGCCGTCTGGCACCCTGATTTCAGTTCTTTAAATGTTTGAAAATCGCATTTGTATCCACTTAGTAACAGTCGAATCAACATTTAATACGaacaattaaaataaagtgtTTCACCGGTTACAGTGAACGAACAGTTCACCCTGCATTGACACTTCTGGGTGTAGAACCTGCGGCATGGGGCGGCTGAACAGATTCTGCAATCGGTGCATTAACCGCCTGAGGGATCGCACTGTCTATTCAATGATTTTTACATTAGGGAAGCGATAAATGCCACATCGAGTGCAGACAGGTCCATGTTCAGAGGATTGTGTAATTATACCGTGAAATACATGGTTAGTATTCACTAAATAACAGGGTAAATtcaacaaagaaaatatatagtatacattGATAAAGTAAATGGGATTATAACTCCTCTAGTAgtgggaacactatagtgtccggaATATAATTatgtatccctaacactataaTATTGGAATCCCTGGAGATTAAaggtgaagcacctctagtggccgtcagagtgattgtcactagagatgttactatgcagtaatgtaaacactgccctttctcagaaaaggcaacgTTTACAGTACTAAGGCTGAAaggaaaaaattataatattttataacctGGAAATTGTTAGAAATTGACCAGCGATATTTTAAGGGCCAAAATTATATTACCCACATAAGGGTCTTAAAGTAAAAGGTCTAATATGGctggcttgataaagacccggtaGGGTCGAAACTTTGCTGCATTCCCCCCAATAAAGATGTTATTTCTGTTATCCCGGAGTCCTGAAgccgttatttattctgcatatcttggaagggaggcctggccagccctggcttcagagcacctgggttatttggtgagtgcggtatccagAACGTCTCTACAATATGGCTGCCAGACCTGTAGTAGACTTGATTCTGATAGGCTGACCGTGCCTAATATGGGAATGtattcaattaataaataaatattccgcAACTTGTGACTTCATTTCACAAGATGTCTGCACTTTAAATGTTGTTGGTAGGGGGAAGACCTATCAATAAAATTACAAGAAAAACTTAattggtaatttaaaaaaaaaaaaatttaaaataaaaaacaaaaacaatgctgTGCAATCACCTATTTGAACTTACAGTATTTGTCTGCTGTGTGTAAAACGATCACTCCCAGAATGCATCTCACATATTTCTCTGATTTGTTGCCTTTTCACCCTGTTTTTTGAAAAATCTAGTTactctttatattttaattatttataattcCTATGCTAAATAGGCACAGGGTAGCATTACAGAGATTTTGCGTCTTAATCTTTTTTGTGGGGGAATAAAACGTATCActagaaatgtttaaaaaatattagtaTACAAATTAAGAAGGCTACATTCCCCCCATTCCcctttatttatttccttttttcctACCCCTTGCttgttctctctctttttttctttctttcttgggTTTAACCACTTCTTTCTAATTCTGTTATTGTGAAGTCTTGATGCAGACGATATATTGTTCCAAAGcctaataaaactttattaaatgaATATTAGTATTGTATGAAGTCAGTCAATATTCTTTGTTGGTCATATCTGGGAAAAGCAGTGCAGCAATGACTATATGGACAGGGGATGCACGTAACCTTTTTGGGATTTGGGGCCTACTTTTAAACCAACTCTGGAAACTTATAAATGTCAAATTTACATGAAGCCTTACCAGAAAGGCATGAGCGCtcctaaatatattattattattattattattatgttatttatatagcgccaacaaattccgcagcgctttacagtgggtggacgaacaaacatgtagttgtaaccagacaagtaggacacacaggaaaagaggggttgagggccctgctcaatgagcttacatgctagagggagtggggtaaagtgacacaaaaaggcaaGGATAGTATTGCGTTACTAGTTTTAATTAATCGCGGGAATGACAATTTAAATGCTGGctcctgaattaaaaaaaacatacattgacTATGGCATTCAACCTGTTACAGCCCTGAAATCAGGCTCGTCTCTAGAAGAGAGCTGGGAATAAGAGAAATCCAAATCTTGCCAGGTGAATAAGGAGCTGGCACGTCTGAGGTCCTTGTCCGGTCTCTTCACTAGGTATTGGCGAAAGCAGCACAGGGTAGATATAAATATGACACTCTGCTCTGGCTGACCCGCAGTGAGAGCAGCTCTGTAGAAATAGTCAGCAAGCCAGCACAGCCACAGTAGCCTAAACAGGACTAACGAGTACCATTGCCCAGAGGCAGGTAAGTTGGGTCAAATGCGAGGAATAATAGGAAAGTTGGGCACAGTGTACAAGGGGAAATGGGTAAGTGGGGTGACAATAATGTGTGAAGGAAGATTGGTGGAAGTTGCCAAATTGGGTGAGGGGAAATGGGGTGCAAAtaatgaggggtgaaggagaggcaCAAGTGGAGGATATGGAAAGATACAGGTTTGGAGGTAATAGGGACACTAGGAAAGTACAAAAAAAGTCCAATCTTTTACAAATACTTATACCAGACATGGACAACCTGCATCCACACAAATGCCACCCACAAATATACTGCTGCATGCCACACAAActttacctatatatataaacCCCTCCAGACCACACAATTATCCCCTGCACCCActcatcaaccccccccccccccccatcgatTTTGGGGAGTTTAAGCCTTGGGTATCTATTGGACCTACACACGCCTCAGCCTGAGGTCCGTGTTGGGGTGGCACACTGTGAGCTGGCTGGAGGCACACTGGTTGAAACCCACTAATCTGGATAATGGATCCTAATGTTGTTTCTGCGCACCCgatataatattattaaaaccccagcctatatatatatatatattataaccaaagaataaataaacaaaatacaaacattCTCATGTTTAACATGTCCAGTTTGTgatgtttttttcaaatatattagtAGGATGGCGCTATTTACTAACACATTAGTGTTACTGTATCTGTATTATAATTCCCTTGGTAACAACGCCAAGTATCTAGAAAACCAGAGAACGTTAattcttctttttattattattattattattaagatttAATATTACAGCTTGCCTAACGCATTAATTAGAGAGAATGGACTTGTGATGGAATATTTTCACTTAGGGTTTGGCCATCCTCCTGTCTtactatttactttattttatagcCGAATTAGCATAATTAGCTCTCCCAGCAGGGGCTGACCACAGAGGGGCTATATATAGGGAAGGATGAGGGTCTCCAGAGGAAAGTTAAGCCTTGGTCTGGGTTAGTAGCAGTGGAACCTGCTGTGTGATACAGAATGATGATTGCCACACTCCCCACCACCCTGTGCTGGCTCCTGGCTGCTGGCTGCCTGGTACCTTGCAATGGATTTACACCTGAGGACATCAAGGATGCTCTGCTCAGAAAGCTGAACCTGCCTGAAGTTCCTAGATTACAGAAGAGAGACATTGAAAACCTGCTGATCCCCAAAAATGTTCAGGACAAGTATGTCTCTATGCTGAACAAACACAGGGAGAGACAGAGGAGATCTGTGCCCAGTCTAATGGGCATTCTTAGGGGCATCAAAGCCAATACAGGTAAGGCCACTCAGAATGGCAGCCGTAGGCATATCatttatattcacacacacacacacaaaaatatatacacatattataaccTAAATATTGCTGCTCACAGTATTTGGTATTTAAATTATACTTATGATACATTAAGTTCTAAAAGTATAAGATTATAGAGTATAATAGGTTAActatttgctagcaaatgtatagattttgtaaaaattctaaataaaaaaaaatgtcctgacttttgttttacatttttttttttttttttttttacaaatttggcTGTTATGTGAATACACTCCACTTAGCAcaagatgttttttgttttttttgagagTTTGAATATTTGTGGCTGTGAAGTTAAATGTTCCAGTTGGTACTATGAAGATTAgtagaaaatgtatattttttgttgtttcattatattgtattattatttgcattatttATTGAATTAATTTACTAAATCTGAGCTAATCTTACTTTGCAGCCATTTCTGGCGAGGTGCTCTACTCTGGACCCATAAAGCAGACTCTGGTGTTTGATATTGCAGCCAGGATCCCCAATAACAGTGCGGTGACCATGGCAGAGCTGAAACTCTTCAAATTGTCCCCCAACCTCAAGAATCTTCCTGAGAGAAGACACCATCGACCCGTCAACAACGCCAGAGTCAGTATCTGCTATGTGGAGATTCTAAAGGATGGGACCAACAGGACTCACCTAGTAGACTCCAGGTAGGTGACCTGGCTGCAATGTATGTTAGTCTAAATGATACATATGAGTTAGAGAGTTTGGAGAGACATTAAAGATAtttaaggttatttactaaagtgagaattgccaggaattcagaaATAATTCGAAAtctatttcaaatgtaaggtcaaaatagtagAATTGGAAGCATAGCAGTATTGGAGAACCTTTTGGCTATTTTccacttaaatttgaaatttgaaagTTGAATTCCTGTCAATTGtttctttagtgaatagcccagaTTGTATCGTGCTTGGATATATTAATAAGTCTTTGTTGCCCCCTAGGCTGGTGCCAATCATGGAGTCGGGTTGGAGAAGCTTTGATGTGACCTCGGCGGTGCATTACTGGATGGAAAGCGAGAACAAGGCCACCATGTACCTGGAGGTCCAGGTGGATGGCGAGAGACCTGGCAGCTATGCTTCACAGATGGCCCAGCTGGTACATTTCACTTCCCAGAATCCTCACGGAGATGCCaaggaaatacctgaactggctgtGTACACGCTCGATCAGGATGAAAATGGGTAAGAAATCTAACGTTTAATGTTTACGCTTCCCCCTGTACTGTCTTAGATAAAGTTATTCACGATGGCTGTTAACGTAACTGACTCTGTAACACTCTGATTTGTTAGACCTGCGTGAATCAGTACTACAATCTTTCTCTGTATATATTGGTTTCATTCAAAGCTTCAATACCCACATTTTAGCAGATGAGGCTAGGCAGCCCCAAATACTGGCTGTCCCGGTAAAATACCGGCCAGGTGCCAACCCTATTAAATGGAAGATATATTTTTCTTCCTATTCAGCCATCCATGTACCATCCATTTGTTGTCTACATGTCCGAGTACATAATCTGTAACCACTAGCTATAAAAGCAGTCTCAGTAAATGTGGTTCTAGATTTGTAATCCCTAACCCGGAAAATCTTGATATTAAATGATTCTCAGGCGGTTTATTTACGAACAGAATATACAAATAtagagaattgaaaaccaaatgtcCATGTCAGCCATTTTCAATCCAGtcattttttaatctaaaatttgcAAACCAATTAAAATTAGTTTTAAATTCCTGAAAATTCACacattactgaataaccctgccaTCATGTTTTTCATTTGGGGGTGCTGTTTTTTGTATATTGTGAGGCCTCTAAAAGCAAGCTCGTAAACTCCACTTCTAATGACACTCTTATGAAGTATTGTCCAAAACTAGACTTCAAGGGCGAGACCTGTGTTGCTTATTTCCACCAAAAAATCTGCTAAATCTTGACCAAAAACTCTAGCATGTTACAATCAGACCTCTGTAGTGAGTCAAATTATGTATCATTAGATCTGAAATGTTGTAATAGTGCTCTAAACAAATCTTCCATTTTGTTTCCTAGAGTCCATGGAGACTGCTCAAAACTAGGTGAAAACAAGGACAATCGATGCTGTAGAGAAGAATACTTCATCAATTTTCGCCAAATGACGTGGACACAGTACTGGATCATTGAACCTGCGGGATACAATGCTTATCGCTGTACCGGAGGCTGCCGCCAACCAAAACTTCCCTTCTTTCAACATCCCTATGGGGAGAGGACTTGTTCGGTTGTGGAAAGTGCTCCTTTGCCGGTCATGTACTTGGTCAAGAAGGGCGATTACACGGAAATTGAAGTGGCAGAGTTTCCTCATATGATAGTTGAGAAATGTTCTTGCTCCACAGATGGCTTGCCCAGGTTCTGACCCAGTGGTTTAACAGACTCCGCTTCAGGACATTTTACGTCTTGAAGTACAGGCGAAGGTGGAAGAGATACCTTCCAAACGAATAGACAATTTTAACATGACTCATCTTGGGTCGTAAAACTGACTGACTTCAAAAGTAGCACTTACatgtaaatattttgtttatatttatcttGCTTTGACCTCCATGGCCTGTGGCACATGAGGCCATGAaacgttttaaaatgttttttttttttttattctagggcttgtgatatttaatatttttctaaaatgcTCTGTGTCGGATATGGTTTTTTTTATCTACAGATGTGAACTTTAAAGATTTTGACTAACGAGACAGTAAATAGTATACAtaatattttattcttaaattaTTTTAGACAGAATTCAGCTGTattgtaatgtataattgtattacTTTGTGTTTGAGAACGTCTTTGTTTGCCAATGTTCTTCTTGCAGTATCTTTACGTAATAAAGCTTGCTATTTGTCCACGTATCTGACCTgattaaaaataattgaaaattaaATGAGAATTAATAAGAATGCGATAAC
This region of Pelobates fuscus isolate aPelFus1 chromosome 2, aPelFus1.pri, whole genome shotgun sequence genomic DNA includes:
- the LOC134586436 gene encoding left-right determination factor 2-like encodes the protein MMIATLPTTLCWLLAAGCLVPCNGFTPEDIKDALLRKLNLPEVPRLQKRDIENLLIPKNVQDKYVSMLNKHRERQRRSVPSLMGILRGIKANTAISGEVLYSGPIKQTLVFDIAARIPNNSAVTMAELKLFKLSPNLKNLPERRHHRPVNNARVSICYVEILKDGTNRTHLVDSRLVPIMESGWRSFDVTSAVHYWMESENKATMYLEVQVDGERPGSYASQMAQLVHFTSQNPHGDAKEIPELAVYTLDQDENGVHGDCSKLGENKDNRCCREEYFINFRQMTWTQYWIIEPAGYNAYRCTGGCRQPKLPFFQHPYGERTCSVVESAPLPVMYLVKKGDYTEIEVAEFPHMIVEKCSCSTDGLPRF